A genomic window from Gemmatimonadaceae bacterium includes:
- the moaC gene encoding cyclic pyranopterin monophosphate synthase MoaC produces MTERLSHVGPDGDARMVDVSAKPVTARAARASGSIRMQPATLAAIQAQSLKKGDVLGVARVAGIMAAKRTADLIPLCHPLPLDDVQVSLTADPSLPGIRAEATARTTGRTGVEMEAIVAVSISLITVYDMAKAIDRTMTIGEVALQEKTGGQRGDWSRG; encoded by the coding sequence ATGACCGAGCGACTGTCGCACGTGGGGCCCGACGGCGACGCGCGCATGGTGGACGTATCCGCCAAGCCCGTCACCGCCCGCGCCGCCCGCGCCTCCGGGAGCATCCGGATGCAACCGGCCACCCTGGCCGCCATCCAGGCCCAGTCCCTCAAGAAAGGGGACGTCCTCGGCGTGGCCCGCGTGGCTGGCATCATGGCCGCCAAACGCACCGCCGACCTGATCCCCCTCTGCCACCCCCTGCCCCTGGACGACGTGCAGGTGAGCCTCACGGCCGACCCCTCCCTGCCGGGCATTCGCGCCGAAGCCACCGCGCGAACCACGGGCCGCACGGGGGTAGAAATGGAGGCCATCGTCGCTGTCAGCATTTCGCTGATCACGGTATACGACATGGCCAAGGCCATTGACCGGACGATGACCATCGGCGAGGTCGCCCTCCAGGAAAAAACAGGTGGACAAAGAGGGGACTGGTCCAGAGGTTGA
- a CDS encoding transglycosylase SLT domain-containing protein, whose product MKRLLAIAGAGAAAAIILVLYPSPSTDLAQAAVVRHERSSAPLSETASLRGQLASTQGQLNYLQQRLDRANEIITYSGRYGVSADLTAKIYDVALAEGIDPELAFRLVNLESDFNPKAVSQAGAVGLTQLMPATARFYQKGVRADQLLDPELNLHIGFRYLHTLVEQYSGKIDLALLVYNRGEVAVRTATAEGRNPTNGYDRILMKGYKGPGVID is encoded by the coding sequence ATGAAACGTTTGCTCGCGATTGCTGGCGCTGGAGCTGCCGCGGCAATCATCCTGGTGCTCTATCCGTCTCCGTCCACCGACCTGGCGCAGGCCGCCGTGGTGCGGCACGAGCGGTCTTCGGCCCCGCTCAGCGAGACCGCGTCCCTCCGGGGTCAGCTCGCCAGCACCCAGGGCCAGTTGAACTACCTCCAGCAACGGCTCGACCGCGCAAACGAGATCATCACCTATTCCGGGCGCTACGGTGTCTCGGCCGATCTCACGGCCAAGATCTACGACGTGGCGCTGGCCGAGGGCATCGACCCGGAGCTGGCCTTCCGGCTGGTGAATCTCGAGAGCGACTTCAACCCCAAGGCCGTGAGCCAGGCGGGGGCCGTGGGCCTTACGCAGCTCATGCCCGCCACGGCGCGCTTCTATCAGAAGGGCGTGCGGGCCGACCAGCTGCTGGACCCGGAGCTCAACCTGCACATCGGGTTCCGGTATCTCCACACGCTCGTCGAGCAGTACAGCGGCAAGATCGACCTCGCCCTTCTGGTCTACAACCGTGGCGAGGTGGCGGTCCGCACGGCCACCGCCGAGGGCCGCAACCCGACCAACGGGTACGACCGCATCCTGATGAAGGGCTACAAGGGCCCCGGCGTCATCGACTGA
- a CDS encoding transglycosylase SLT domain-containing protein — MKRTASALVAAFALAACAQHLAPAPGPAPDPAPPAVGPPAATPALVPGATAAPPAARTAADSAAADSATVSDSEVATSASKMFGDSAVAPAAGPAKPTWDLDVRSYETRDRVQHYVSMFTGTAREHITQRLEDGTRYEPMIRATFRAAGIPEDMYYLGLIESGFDPNAYSKAAAVGMWQFMASTARGEGLRVDWWIDERRDPVKSTAAAAHFLKELNDQFGSFYLAAAAYDGGPGRISRGLARYADDFQDTTGNDLYFQLADKDYLRRETREYVPQLIAAALVAKDPRRYGMDIKPESAFVYDSVRVPPLTPLAAIARASGTTVAVVQSLNPQVLRGMAPPDDSLEVRIPLGSRAAFDSLFSALPRSDRVGAEYVRSKSGQYFETIARKHDLTARDLAEFNPRVKHYRSGHLVPGQEVLVPTRVVVAAARSIPDPSIERYSTAGGRYVVRKGDTLGRLALHYHTTVRHLMELNGLHRPVILIGQTLIVSGTARRAAAHPAAKKKPAKAKRR; from the coding sequence GTGAAACGCACTGCCTCCGCACTCGTGGCCGCGTTCGCGCTGGCCGCGTGCGCGCAGCATCTTGCGCCCGCGCCGGGCCCGGCGCCCGATCCCGCGCCCCCGGCCGTAGGTCCGCCGGCCGCGACGCCGGCCCTCGTCCCGGGCGCAACGGCCGCTCCGCCAGCAGCGCGCACGGCTGCCGATTCCGCCGCTGCCGACTCGGCCACGGTCAGCGACAGCGAGGTGGCGACCAGCGCCTCCAAGATGTTCGGCGATTCCGCCGTCGCTCCCGCCGCCGGCCCCGCCAAGCCCACCTGGGACCTCGACGTGCGCTCGTACGAGACCCGCGATCGCGTGCAGCATTACGTGTCGATGTTCACCGGGACGGCCAGGGAGCACATCACGCAGCGTCTGGAAGACGGCACGCGGTACGAGCCGATGATCCGCGCCACGTTCCGCGCCGCCGGGATTCCGGAAGACATGTACTACCTGGGGCTCATCGAGAGCGGCTTCGACCCCAACGCGTACTCCAAGGCGGCCGCGGTGGGGATGTGGCAGTTCATGGCGTCCACGGCGCGCGGCGAAGGGCTCCGCGTGGACTGGTGGATTGACGAGCGGCGCGATCCCGTGAAGTCGACGGCCGCCGCGGCGCACTTTCTCAAGGAGCTGAACGACCAGTTCGGTTCCTTCTATCTGGCCGCGGCCGCGTACGACGGCGGGCCGGGACGCATCTCGCGCGGCCTGGCCCGCTACGCCGACGACTTCCAGGACACCACGGGCAACGATCTGTATTTCCAGTTGGCCGACAAGGACTACCTGCGCCGCGAGACGCGCGAGTACGTGCCCCAACTGATCGCCGCCGCCCTCGTGGCCAAGGATCCGCGCCGCTACGGCATGGACATCAAGCCCGAGTCGGCCTTCGTCTACGACTCGGTGCGCGTGCCGCCGCTCACGCCCCTGGCGGCGATCGCCAGGGCCAGCGGCACCACCGTGGCCGTGGTACAGTCGCTGAATCCGCAGGTCCTGCGGGGGATGGCCCCACCGGACGATTCGCTGGAGGTGCGCATTCCGCTGGGGTCGCGCGCCGCATTCGACAGCCTGTTCTCCGCACTCCCCCGATCGGACCGCGTGGGCGCGGAGTACGTGCGCTCCAAGTCGGGTCAGTATTTCGAGACCATTGCCCGCAAGCACGACCTCACGGCGCGCGACCTGGCCGAGTTCAATCCGCGCGTGAAGCACTACCGCAGCGGGCACCTGGTGCCGGGCCAGGAGGTGCTGGTGCCCACCAGGGTCGTGGTGGCGGCCGCGCGCTCCATTCCGGATCCGTCCATCGAGCGCTACTCCACGGCCGGCGGCCGATACGTGGTGCGCAAGGGCGACACGCTGGGGCGGCTGGCCCTGCACTACCACACCACGGTCAGGCATCTGATGGAACTCAACGGCCTGCATCGCCCCGTGATCCTCATCGGGCAGACCCTGATCGTGTCGGGCACCGCGCGGCGGGCCGCCGCGCATCCGGCGGCGAAGAAGAAACCCGCGAAGGCCAAACGCCGGTAG